The region atcagcgccggaataaggaaaatggcccaaatagcacggcagtcaacgttgggttcaaaagctctcggctgaataataaaacactgcctcttaaggacaacagtgatgagctatccaacctaaacaaaatcttggataggatatgtcaaatccatagtacccccgggaagcctgcaaaccatacccacagagattgttgggtcttcaagcagtccggccgacttaacgccgaacacaaggggctcgacacaccaagcgaagacgacgacgaaccccacaagcagcacgccggaaaacagaagactttcccactagaagtcaaaacagtgaactcacttcatgtgataacaaggaaaaatagtgcggcacctgctaaaacacgcgccgcatggtccaccccagcagagtcccaaaattggatgtttaaaccaattactttcgaccatcaggattactccagaagtcttcgaaacgcaggagggactgctttggtattggatcccataatcgacggactacaattcacacaagtcctaatggatggcggcagcgatataaacctgctataccaggacaccatccgcagaatggggatagaccctaccaaaattcgccgtagcagcacttccctcaaaggagtgacgccaggcctttacaccaattgtacaggctctgtactactagaggtcgtgttcggttcatccgacaacctccgtcgcgaaaagctcattttccatatcgccccattcaaaagtagccatcaagcactactgggacgcgaagctttcgcccgctttaacgcaatatcgcattacgcgtctcttacgcttaaaatgcccggtccacgcggcataatctcattaaagggtaaattcgagtgttcctcgaccacggaaaacgtgagactgccttgacagccgcacactaatccgaccttgctggtcaaagcccctaaaaacaggtcattcagacctcggacacggttaggcgagtccggcataaataaacaaggggcttcccagcagcatacctctttacaaggggctgcacgtataaacaatgagagccaataaagctcaactttattcatcttccaaatcatactttattttaaatacatcttttgcacgatattttttccaaactaagttcttctctttcacagatgaagcacgtgctacacccgtccaggatacagcacaacggagacacaggcgcagacgtgcagcagggacccgttgcaaggattcttttcagattaagaccctgcgtaaacctttcttactgtctcttgttgatacacatcccccggtttcctaccataaccgaggaggaggctgacgttttggcatcggccgcgtcagaagttctcgcccgtacctggacactaggggcttagggcattgttctgcccggtatcataaagaccgaatacctcagggagtgtttggcgtctcgagttaggccttatatgcatcaactctgaatcatgtctttggtcaaatgttgggtttgcccggctcctgtgttttgctgccttacgttctgctccatcggctaacgcggcaccaggagaactactgcgattgtgcctcggttcggccgggcgagcacctcagtagagaaagccgaaaactgactgtcatgatatagcgagagactggtcaaacactcgatcgactattggaatgtttagaattcctccgctttaatgaaggaccgcttcccggtcaggcacatacgcgccccgagttcggagagcgcggtgcctctaggggctatatagtagccccaccatcgagctcctatggctaagtgaaagtgataaagcattatagtctggttgcctagtttgctacgctatcacctccttcaaaggaccaagacgttggattaagtgtgaaaaagcgcttttttttgcaaccccccccccccccgcaccatgtgcgtgggggctgaagccaaagactgccatctttcaggttatacatacatatacggccgcacaggagatagttcaatacttgaacgcacaagtataaaaagtcgttacattataaacatgatctcacaaatcatacatgtcatttgaacataacatctttcgagcactgcgactctattaaacgagcgccctgcaggacttcctaaaaatagtgctcggcgggtaatcggcttttgttcgaaccccgggatgcaacaccggtggcatccatctccgcccagtatgtcttaacacgggcgagggtcatccgtgcaccctctatacatgtcgaccgcttcatcgcctcgatatgcggcaccgccccaaggaattgctgcaacaagccaaaataactctccggcttgggcctttctggccacagatgagccaccacatccgtcatggcaagtccggacaatctattcagtttagCCCACTCAGCCAACAGATCAGTCAATGGAAGTAGACGCTCCGGacaatggaattgagaccagaaaagctcctccatttcgtgatccttctggcttcggaagtgcacgactgcgtccgccgcactcgccgccaaatccagataaggatcctccgcaccccacaattggcccaactgagcatacttcggatccgtgaacttcctacgcagcagaaagggctttccagccacaatgtctccagcctgacgcagctcctccttcatagcccgcatcacacaacaggcatccttggcttcgacggcggccttcttcaggtcctcttgctccgctcggcgttctctttcaagaatctaatagcggtcggtagcatcttttaatttcacggccattctggccatctcctccctgcttcggcagtgagcagccttttcggcctttagctcttctgctgccttcgaggcagccgcatcacttttcccggcttgctccttggctcgagcaagctctgctcgaaggtcttccacagtagcggcaccatctgcatcaagcatacaaattgtaaggaacgggcatcagctcccttactaggtgaccgcggagaaaccacctaccttgtgactcatcaagtcgtttattgaccagcgcgatgtccgcatccgcaacgtcgagttgccgcttcagctcggcaactccatcagtccggctggccaccgaacgtttcgccacctgcataggaaaggcgacattctctaactaagattatgatcctcggcacgctgtcgctttcgacagcataccaagtctcaggggctactatctatacagggcgcactccatgtgcaaaactgtcaaaaggtatgtcattttttgcgcacctcaaaccccgtcagcaaactttcgACGGCCTgatgcaacccgctctcggcggatgagatcctttcaatcaccatactcattaatgtgcggtgatcttctgagatagacgccctctcgaggaaatcctgcagctccaccggtcatactccagtgggtgccgaactccccggccccgccggactcggggagaccctccgtgatgacacctcagggtcgtccgtcccgcccgacggggcggcagatggaggcgtttcgctctccatcatctctggacgaaggtccctcgaagatgagctctgctgagaagggctgagattcgaactacaaggtgaaaacttcggttacccttagaaataaagtaggggtgtcctctattacaaaattcccctttTTACTTatagctcgttggagggctgattcctttggggagactgcgcggccggggctcttcccggcacaggaccttccggtgcagatttctttccccgctttgaggccttggcctccgggtcttcggaagcggtcctcttctccccccggagggagggattctcgattccccccttactgaaagcctccttggcagaggtggtagtttccctgtgccccccttcgccctcctccgaaggtgcaatctccaacattttgattaacacgggatccggcgtggtctcagggaggggggccggacaccgtatcatttttgcttgcgctatccactcctgtccaagggatagctggttaaaaggcaaacccatgataaataaatggacaatgtgtccggacacagggctacttacttgagtatccgggcgattgcagcttaggccagcgtcctcggtcaagtccggacgcatctcttctaatccgaagaacagtttgtacatctccacgggtgtcaaacccatgaagtgttggagagctcgtggtccctccggattaaattcgcacaggcggagggggcgacgtttgcagggcagaaggcaccgaatcagcataacctgtgccactacgatcagattgatctccctttcttgggggTCTCAAATCCGGCCCTACAACAGGGGTATGtctttggatggcccccagtcaagccctttgttgacccatgacgtcagccgttgtggaggggccGGGAGAAAGgcgggcggcagcctctgcctgctgcccctgggagcggtgatatagaaccactcctgttgccacaagccgagctcctcctgaaaagagccctcgggccatggagcatcggccctcttgcttataaccgccccgccgcactctgcctaacgcccctcaatcatcttcggctccacgttgaaggttttgagccacaagccgaagtgaggggtagtgcggaggaagacttcgcagacgacaatgaatgatgagatatggaggatggactccggagccaagtcatggaattccagcccatagtaaaacatgagccccctcacaaagggatccgtcgggaagcctaaaccccgacggaggtgagacacgaacacgacactctcgccgggctcgggagtaggaataacttgcccttgggcaggcaacctatgcgaaatctcataggttaagtacctggcgtctctcagctttagcacgtcctcttccgtgacggaggagggcatccaccgacctcgtagatcggagccggacattgtcgaaggtcgaaagtacccgaatctggagccctgggtgttggaactcggggcgaggggcggattcgattgaggattgaagaaaaagaacgggtcttggtctcattataaagagggagaataccaagagccgtccccgtgactgtttggaacccgccttcaatGGAGGGGGCCTGGcaatgggcgcggttgggttacccatgtccgtattgatgagaatctcgggataaggggaacacgatctctgcttcgacaagacgtgctaaggaaaccgcttcgctaaacgcgtggAGGTGgtgtaataaaaacgattcgagtaaaggcttggttgtggtgtgacgtcacgccacaaaatacgtcagcagattgaacttgtgtaaatattattctctctacggtggtatgtggaatttattttgcagagccggacactatcctggtgttcacaatcttaattattcggaggaggaacccgccttgcaatgccgaagacaacatgcgcgccggactcgtcgtcattgaagcctggttcaggggctactgagggagtcatggactagggggtgtccggatagccaaactatcatcatcgaccgaactccaagaccatgaagatacaagattgaagacttcgtcccgtgtccggatgggactttcattggcgtgcaaggcaagcttggcgatatggatatgtagatctcctaccattgtaaccgactctgtgtaaccctagccctctccggtgtctatataaaccggatggctttagtccatagggcgaacaacaatcataccatagtctagcttctagggtttagcctccttgatctcatggtagatctaatcttgtaatacccacatcatcaatatcaatcaagcaggacgtagggttttacctccatcaagagggcccgaacctgggtaaaacatcgtgtcccttgtctccagttaccatccgcctagacgcacagttcgggaccccctacccgagatccgtcggttttgacaccgacagtcggttTTCGTGTGGACAGTGTTTCCAGCCTTTAGCTCTTGTCAGTCGGACAGTCGCGCTGCAAGTTGTGACTTGGAACGAAGAGAGGGCTTTGGCGTCGGCACACTACTAGTCGGCTTCGGCTGGTGTGAACTAAGGCCAAGGCGGCGAGCCCCCGGGCCGACTGACCGGAACCTGGACGGGGCAGGAATATAAAAACTCAAATCATGGCATAAGCTTAACTCATAGATAAAAAGGTAGCCCCCGAGTGTACCTCGGGGGACCTGAGGTCttttacttagtacaaaagttggcGTGGTACATACGTTCAAATCAACTATAAAACGGACAGGAGTAGATTTGTGTTCCATGGCTGCTCCGTCTCTTCGCCGACTGTGTATCGCTTGCGTGCCCTGGGCTTCtaggcgtcgatgaggtagtacgaATCGTTGCCcagggccttgctgatgatgaaggggactTCCCAAGGTGTTGTGAGCTTGTGTTGTCCGGCTGATCaggcggagcacaaggtcgcctttgtGGAAATAGCACGGCTTGACCTTCTTGTTGTGATAGTGGTGCAAGCTCtggtggtagatggcggaccggctgcacGCTAGCAGTCGGGCCTCTTCCAGTAGGTCGACATTGTCTTCTCGCGTCCTTTGCTTCTGCCTCCATGTACATGGTGacgcgaggcgagtcgaactcgatatgTGTGGGGATGGTAGCCTCGgcaccgtacacgaggaagaagggtgtaaaGCCGGTTGATCTGTTGGGCGTGGTCCGAAGTCtatagaggacggccggcagctcgtcgatccaGCAGCCGACCGATCATTCCAGCGGCTCGATTAggcagggcttgatgccggacaagatgaggctgtttgctcgctccacctggccgtttgactgtgggtgggcaacagGCGCTAAGTCTAGTCAGATGCCCTGATTTGCGCaaaaatgggccaaggcgcctttggcgaagttggtgccgttgtcggtgatgatgctgtgggggacaccatagcggacggtgatgtcagcgatgaatgtgatagcagtcggaccattcagcttcttggttggcttggcttctatccacttggtgaatttgtccacggcgaccagcaaatgagtcatgcctccgcgtgctgtcttgaaagggcccaccatatccaaaccccacacggCAAATGGCCAGGTGATGGGAATAATCTTGAGGGCGGAGGTCGGCTGGTGTTGCTtggtgctgaacttctggcacGCTTTGCACTTCTTCACCAactctttggcgtcatccaaagtagtcggccagaagaaaccatggcaaaAGGCTTTAGCTACGAGGGACCTGAAggcggcatggtggccacattctccTTGATGGATATCCTTGAGGATTTCCCACTACAAGGATACCCTCCATAAAGCAACACATATTCTACAACGTTTTAACTGTATGTTGCAAAATTTACCATATATACGCATATAAGCATTGCACCTTATGCGTTGTACAGTTGTACCTCGTGACCCTATTGTAGTAtatagctggccaaatgggccggTTTTTTCGGGCCGACCCGTGAGCACGCCGGCACGGCCCGCCTTGGGCCAGGCACGGCACGGGCTAAACGGGCCGGGCCAGGCACGCGGCACGccctgggccgtgcctgggcctaaAGGCtaggcacgcgggccggcacggcacgacccgataaagtttttttttatttttttatacatcTATATATGGCCCAATATGTAAAAATAGGCTAAAAAACGCTCAGTGCGTCAAATAATAGGCTGAAAATATGCGGCCCaccgtgctaaacgggccaacgtgccggcccgtttactaacttggccgtgcctgggcctaggggcgcagcacgcgggccggcacggcacggcccgtataGTAATCGTGCCCTGGCGGGCCAtgccgggccaggcacgattaTAATGGGCTGGGCTgtgccgggccgggccggcccgtttagCCAGGTATGTTGTAGTACAAGTAAAGCCCAGCGCACTGCCCAGCCTTTTTCTTGTAATAGCCCAGCCCAGCCCAAATTGGCTTTCACAAATAATCTAGGTCGTTCTCTCCCCACCCTCCCCTGTTCCTTAGGCTcccacgccggccgccgcccctcGTGGCTGCGACCAACCCGCATCCTGGCGCGCCGCCCCTCTTCACTCCCCCGCGGTCCTCCATCCCGTCGGCCGCCAGTACCACTCCCGTGTGACCCTGCAGCCCGGTGCGCCGCCTCTCGTCACCACTCCCCTGCATGTGGTCCTCTCCTCCGTCCCGACGCGCCACCAGCACCTCTCCCCTGCGACTCTGCATCCCGGCGCGCCGCCCCTCGTCACCCCTCGTCATCCCCTGTGACCATTGGCGAATCCAAGGTACGGCCATGAATCTGCTCAAGCCTGCCCGCCAAGTTTGAGAAATTGTTTTTTTGTCACAAGCCCATGAACGGCAGGAACAAATGTTTGATCCCTAGGTACGCAGTGAAGGTGACGGCCAAAGATTTTGATTTGTTTATCCGGTGTTCCTGCATGATGGTCTTGCATCTTGAGGGCTGACCGGCTGAGAAGATCTGTTTGGGCTTAAGAAAATTCTGTAGTTGTTTGTGCACCTGAGTTCATGGTCAAGGTCTCATGGAGGTAAGCTTCTATATGTTTGTTTGGCAGGCGAGCCAATAAGTTACTTAAGCTTATGATTTTTACCTTTTGTTCTTCATCCATTAGGTATATGACTTAAAACCAGAGACTCATACATGATTGTCGTAGTATTCACTGTCCACATATTTCTTAGTTGTAGTATCCTGGATAAAGTTGACATGTTATGTTAGAGATCAAGGTtgtcattgttggaaatatgtcgTGGCCACTGAAATTTCAAATAGACAATGCACCAATACAACACATAAGTTTAATTGCCATGGATGGTCACCTGAATCAGCATACCTATAATCTTATTTTTTTTTATCTCGGCACCAAGAGTGTTGTTCAGTGCCCTGTTCCCCTGGCCAGATTTAATATTGAGAATGTTATTTCATGTGCAGTCCAATGGAATAATGTTGGAAGCCCATGGTGTCCATTGAATTTCGTTCATCTGCTACTAGCTGGATCCAAAGCATTGTAGGTACTCCAGTGAGAAGTTCATCATACATTGGGTAAATATCATTGAATTGCACAAGCAGTGCACATTCCGGCCTACTGTGCTTATAAAAATTAATGGTTCACACCATCTTCTTAATGTTGTATCCATTTTTGAAAAAGCTTTGGTAGTTATGATACTGATATACTTGTGATAGATGATTCATGTATGCTGCTACTTTAGCTTTCAATGCAATAAAAGGTCCAACATTTATATTCGTCTGAATAAAGAAAATATATGTACATGGTTTATTGGTTCATTTTTCATATCATAAAGAACTTATGTTGAAGGAAATTCTGAGTCATGTTTTGCCCTGATTGATAACACTTCTCAGCATGCTTGCTTTCTAGGAAGATTGATTATTTATTCATATCTTGAAGTTTGATAGAGCTGTCCAGCACACAATGATTGTCCACTACTATTTCTATTATTTGCTCATAAACATGCTAAGAATGCTCTTGATTTCGTACAAATGTCATAGCAGACAACACACATTGCTAATTTGAATACTGTTTGCAGTTTTGACCCTCGTAAAGCTGATGAATGTGAATGAAGATTATGGAGAACTTTCTTCAGTAGCAAGTTCTGTACTCTGTACTGATTCATCATGCAGCAACACACTGTTTGTGGTATTTtcttgatgatatagcaacgatatTACTTCATTTTACTAAATAATAAGCTAGCGAACTTATGTCTTTCTTTACTTATATTTTTCTTAGGCCGACAAATTTCATAATGCAGGCAGGGGTTTGGAAGTGCATGCCGCAGTATATATGGTGGATTTGTGAAATGGTGTATGGGAAAAGTAAGTTTCCATATGCTGCCCAGGAATAAATCGTACATAACTTATTGATTTACACGTAATAGGAAGTGTTGGTCTAACTCTCCTATCACCTGATTATATACTATTAGAAAGTTTTCTTATAGCTGCAAAACGCACTTGACTGAAAGGCTGCATGCCTCCCCTATCATTCCATGTTACCATAATTTTTCAGGTATATTGATGCTGACATGTAATTGAGAATGGCCTATATTACAAATCTGCAACTTCAGACCACAACTTTTGCTTCTCTAACATGTGTTTGTTGATTGCATTTTCTTGAAATAAAATTATGCATTCAACGCCATtgtccagtatatatatatatatatatatatatatatatatatatatatatatatatatatatatatatatatatatatataggagtaggattttctacaatagcttgccacagaactagttaaggttttCAACGGTGTAAAAGTTCTCTaaaatcctgaaaaaaatactgaaccaacacacctacaatataacatgatccaacggatggattgaaaaaatatgactgcatgtgtcctggacaaaaagaacaaatgttCCAATATATATTGATCCTGCACATGCCGTTGGATCATGTTAAGGTTTTCACTGAGGATGcataaatgcatattttcacaatcacaccATTGGATCATCTTATTATGTTGGAGTGAGGCTtccctatttatttcatattttttacttacttttaaaccattaaatgtttagcaagccttaactacttctgtggcaagctatgatagacacagttttacctatatatatTGATAAGTTTATATAGCTAGAACTGTTTGTGACTCCCCAACTTTGCCTTTTCTTCAAGATATTCAGTATTTATGCACATTTATGAAGCAAAAAACAGAAGATACATGTGTGTGCTGAAAACTGATGAATCTATTTATTAAAAAAAATCActtcacttatttatttatagcAAGTTCATTGTTTCCTAGAGGGAAAAATATGCATAGTAGAATGACCTTACTAGCCTTTTTTCCAATGTTTGAAGAACGGCGATAGGAACTTAAATCACAAATCAAATATTTACAAGCTAGGATTTTGTAATTCTTTGATTGTTACAATTGCAGTAATATTTGTACGTGACTAATATCTTGCCACTATCACTACTTGCATCATGTCAATGCCATATGTGTTAACGGTTCATTTTGTTTTTATGTTTGTAGATTCAAAAGAAAACCCGATTATAAGGGTGCGCGGAAAGTCTAgtgcaatgatgatgatgatgatgatgttactatccatgatgaagatgatgatggatGCTTTCAATATTAGTTAAGCTATTGGATGATGTTAAGTTTTAGTTAAGTTATAGGGATGTTGATTGAGGCTTTCACTTTAAGTTTCGCTGTCAAGAAAATATTTAAATTATGCATCACATTTGGATGATGTTCCTCCTGTAATATCCTGTATCGTAATCCAACAATTTTATTTGATATACAATTTCTTCCTCACGTGAGTATATTCTCGTCTATTCTGAACTTGAAATACATACTTGTCACCATTACATTGAGCATTAACTTAATTGCCGGCAATAAATAAATATGAAAAATAATattattcacattatatatgtaccaACGCTCGAAGCGTTGCACGTTGTTTGTTGCCAAGCAATGGGATTTTGATTCCTGTGCATTAAGCAACAACATATATAAGCGTTGTGTGATTCTGTTTATGTGTTGAAGCGTTGCGTGATTCTGTTTTATGTGTTGCATTCTTGCAACGGTTCAATTACCAACGGTGGTATAAGCGTTGCACTATGCTctagcaacactggataaggcAACGCATCCCAAACCGTTGGTAAAGGGGCTAACAACGCATATATGAACTTGTAGATACGGATAGAAGCGTTGCTTTAAGGGGGGTAATGTTGTAGTGTCCATGCCCTTCTCTGGCTCCACGCAGCGCTGATAGACGCTAGCCACACTTCGCCTGGCGAGCTCTTGGTTGACGATGGTGTAGCCGCCTGCTCTGTGCTGGATCTGTCGGGCTAGCTCTTTGTCGGCTGGTAGCATGCCACTCACCAGATAGTCGCGGATGGGCAGCACCCATGATAGGGCCGCCACCACTGTGAATACATCAACTGGCACGAGGGAGGCCAGGTTGGGAGGCGGCAGGCTGGAGCCGGCCGCTCCTAGTGGTGCCGATGAAGTCCGGGCTGACTGTAGCAGCCCCTGGGCCGCCTGCTGGGTCTTCTAGGCTGGG is a window of Triticum dicoccoides isolate Atlit2015 ecotype Zavitan chromosome 2B, WEW_v2.0, whole genome shotgun sequence DNA encoding:
- the LOC119368491 gene encoding uncharacterized protein LOC119368491 yields the protein MVSIEFRSSATSWIQSIVVLTLVKLMNVNEDYGELSSVASSVLCTDSSCSNTLFVAGVWKCMPQYIWWICEMVYGKNSKENPIIRVRGKSSAMMMMMMMLLSMMKMMMDAFNIS